From the genome of Chloroflexota bacterium, one region includes:
- a CDS encoding hydrogenase iron-sulfur subunit, whose amino-acid sequence MSNKSDQPISLVEPLPPCQAACPAHTDVRGYIHAIARGDFEEAYRLAREPNPLPYICGKVCAHPCETECRRGDVDEPVAICALKRFATEQHDLSKGHAPGLTVAEPKEEKVAIVGSGPGGLTAAHDLARMGYKVTVFEAYPKLGGMMQYGIPLYRLPRETIDLEVAPLKELGVEFVTNQRITDIDALLSDGYKAVFLAVGSHVGRKLRIPNADLPDVWLNTEFLRRVALGEKIDLSGRHVLVLGGGNVAIDVARTALRLGAAEVSMTCLESCTTQPAHPWEIEEALEEGVQMFHDRTFKEIVAENGKVKGVRCVKVNFRGFLPTGAPDMDEFPETEHALPADLVIFAIGQGPDLSFLPQDGSIAQTPRRTIQVNPVTLATTRPGVFAGGDAVTGVGFIIDAIAAGHRAARSIDAYLRGLDPASVQPPEPQKLNDLQEKTISHIRHLKREGMPILDAGQRKFTFDEVYLGYTETQAIRAAHRCLTCGAGARVEENKCIACLTCVRVCPYEVPVLARGTANVPVDQCQACGICATECPAKAISMKLYSDEDMIREIRDAVYSARYNGAPAIVGFACRYCAYAGEDANIVKTSLPTNVKIIDVLCTGKVDALYLVKAFEFGADGVFVAGCLEGECHNDKGNVHAAKRVAYVKALLDEIGLGSARLEMFHMSPAQCANMVDIVDTLATKVKELGPSPVRRG is encoded by the coding sequence ATGAGCAACAAGAGCGACCAACCCATCTCGCTTGTAGAACCGCTTCCACCATGCCAGGCTGCCTGTCCAGCACACACCGACGTACGGGGCTATATCCACGCCATCGCGCGCGGGGATTTTGAAGAGGCCTATCGGTTGGCGCGCGAACCTAATCCCTTGCCTTACATTTGTGGCAAGGTATGCGCTCATCCATGTGAGACCGAATGCAGACGCGGTGACGTAGACGAGCCTGTCGCCATCTGTGCGTTGAAGCGCTTTGCTACGGAGCAACATGACCTGAGCAAAGGTCATGCACCAGGGCTGACTGTCGCGGAGCCAAAGGAGGAAAAGGTAGCGATCGTAGGCTCAGGTCCAGGTGGCCTGACTGCTGCCCATGACCTGGCACGCATGGGCTACAAGGTAACCGTCTTTGAAGCATACCCAAAACTTGGCGGCATGATGCAATACGGCATTCCCCTGTATCGCTTGCCGCGCGAGACCATCGATCTTGAGGTAGCACCACTCAAAGAGCTGGGCGTTGAGTTTGTCACTAACCAGCGCATTACAGATATAGACGCCTTGCTCTCAGACGGCTACAAGGCAGTGTTCCTCGCCGTGGGATCACATGTCGGCCGCAAGCTACGCATTCCCAACGCGGACCTACCCGATGTCTGGTTGAATACCGAGTTTCTGCGGCGAGTAGCTTTGGGCGAGAAAATTGACCTCAGTGGGCGCCATGTATTGGTGCTGGGTGGAGGCAATGTAGCCATAGATGTAGCACGGACTGCATTGCGCCTGGGCGCAGCCGAAGTCTCTATGACTTGCCTGGAAAGCTGCACGACACAGCCGGCACATCCCTGGGAAATCGAGGAAGCGTTGGAAGAGGGTGTGCAGATGTTCCACGATCGCACGTTCAAGGAGATCGTTGCCGAGAATGGCAAGGTCAAGGGTGTGCGTTGCGTGAAAGTGAATTTCCGCGGCTTTTTGCCAACTGGTGCGCCAGACATGGATGAATTCCCAGAAACGGAACACGCCCTTCCTGCGGACTTGGTCATATTTGCGATTGGCCAAGGGCCTGACCTCAGCTTTCTGCCGCAAGATGGTTCCATTGCCCAGACACCACGGCGCACCATTCAGGTCAACCCAGTCACTTTGGCTACTACCAGACCAGGCGTCTTTGCTGGTGGGGATGCAGTCACTGGCGTGGGCTTCATCATTGATGCCATCGCTGCTGGCCATCGCGCCGCCCGCTCCATAGATGCCTACCTCCGTGGCCTTGATCCAGCTTCCGTGCAACCTCCTGAACCACAGAAACTGAACGATCTACAGGAAAAGACCATCTCGCATATCCGCCACCTCAAGCGCGAAGGGATGCCCATACTAGATGCTGGGCAGCGCAAATTTACCTTTGATGAAGTATACCTAGGCTATACCGAAACGCAGGCCATACGCGCTGCTCATCGCTGCCTTACCTGTGGTGCAGGCGCGCGAGTGGAGGAGAACAAGTGCATTGCCTGCCTCACTTGTGTCCGCGTCTGTCCCTACGAAGTGCCTGTACTGGCACGGGGCACCGCCAATGTGCCGGTAGATCAGTGTCAGGCCTGTGGCATCTGCGCAACAGAGTGCCCAGCAAAAGCTATTTCGATGAAGCTCTATTCTGATGAAGACATGATCAGAGAAATCCGCGATGCGGTATATAGTGCAAGGTACAATGGTGCGCCAGCGATTGTGGGCTTTGCCTGCCGTTACTGCGCCTATGCGGGTGAGGATGCTAACATTGTCAAAACCAGCTTGCCCACGAACGTCAAAATCATTGACGTGCTGTGCACGGGGAAAGTGGATGCATTGTACTTAGTGAAAGCTTTCGAGTTTGGCGCTGATGGAGTGTTTGTGGCGGGCTGCCTGGAGGGTGAATGCCACAATGACAAAGGCAATGTACATGCTGCAAAGCGTGTGGCCTATGTGAAAGCATTGCTGGACGAAATTGGCCTGGGTAGCGCACGGTTGGAAATGTTCCATATGTCCCCAGCCCAATGCGCCAACATGGTGGACATTGTCGACACGCTGGCAACGAAGGTCAAAGAACTGGGGCCCAGCCCTGTGAGGAGAGGCTAA
- a CDS encoding methylenetetrahydrofolate reductase, translated as MKVGSNLEKVLTSGYFAATGELGPPKSANPEVIRHKAGLLKGYVDAVNITDNQTAIVRMSSIAVGIMLLQLGLEPTIQMTCRDRNRLAIQSDLLGAAAHGVKNLLCLTGDHQRFGNHPTARGVYDLDSIQLIHLVKIMRDEKKFACGEEMDVEPRFFIGAAENPFADPFEYRPYRLAKKIAAGADFIQTQLIYNVAKFREFMKRVCDLGLHEKCYILAGVGPIKSVGMARYMQTSVPGMDVPEEIVARLKGVPKDQVRQEGIKQCADIISEIREIPGVAGVHVMAIEWEEAVPQILELAGLLPRPKL; from the coding sequence ATGAAAGTTGGCAGCAATCTCGAGAAAGTGCTCACTAGCGGCTACTTTGCCGCTACGGGTGAATTAGGCCCTCCCAAGAGTGCCAACCCAGAAGTGATCCGCCACAAAGCCGGCTTGCTCAAGGGTTATGTGGATGCGGTCAACATTACCGATAACCAGACGGCCATTGTGCGCATGTCGAGCATTGCGGTAGGCATCATGCTCCTGCAATTGGGGCTGGAACCTACCATCCAAATGACTTGCCGCGATCGTAACCGTTTGGCGATTCAATCGGATTTGTTGGGGGCTGCTGCCCATGGCGTGAAGAACCTGCTTTGCTTAACGGGCGACCATCAGCGCTTCGGCAACCATCCCACGGCGCGTGGAGTGTACGATCTGGATTCCATACAGTTGATCCACCTAGTCAAAATCATGCGCGATGAGAAAAAGTTCGCCTGCGGTGAAGAAATGGATGTCGAGCCCCGCTTCTTCATCGGCGCAGCAGAAAATCCCTTTGCCGATCCATTTGAATACCGACCCTACCGATTGGCCAAGAAAATAGCAGCAGGAGCCGACTTTATCCAGACACAGCTCATTTACAACGTGGCCAAGTTCAGAGAATTCATGAAACGAGTCTGTGATCTGGGCTTGCATGAAAAGTGCTACATTTTAGCGGGGGTAGGCCCTATCAAAAGCGTTGGTATGGCACGCTATATGCAGACCAGCGTACCTGGCATGGATGTGCCTGAAGAGATTGTAGCCCGTCTGAAGGGCGTGCCGAAGGATCAAGTGCGCCAAGAAGGTATCAAGCAGTGTGCCGACATCATCTCTGAGATACGCGAAATTCCAGGCGTCGCTGGTGTGCATGTCATGGCCATCGAATGGGAAGAGGCTGTGCCGCAGATTCTGGAGCTAGCGGGACTGCTGCCACGGCCAAAATTGTAG
- a CDS encoding methylenetetrahydrofolate reductase C-terminal domain-containing protein — protein MIKAQQKPIAEIKALIASYHKILILGCGTCVTISFAGGEKEVGLLASSLRIASAMEGQDKIFAEATVQRQCEWEFIDAVADQIQQADAVLSLACGIGVQALAERYPDKVILPGVNTTFLGMAVEHGVLVERCRACGDCILGLTGGVCPIARCAKNLLNGPCGGSQNGKCEVNSELDCAWQLIYDRLARLGQLDRLATLIPYKDWSKDYDGGPRKIVREDLKL, from the coding sequence ATGATCAAAGCACAACAAAAACCCATCGCCGAGATCAAGGCATTGATTGCTTCGTACCACAAGATCCTGATCCTCGGCTGCGGCACATGCGTTACTATCAGTTTCGCTGGTGGCGAGAAAGAAGTTGGATTGCTGGCTTCCAGTCTGCGTATTGCTTCAGCCATGGAGGGTCAGGACAAGATCTTTGCCGAAGCAACCGTGCAGCGCCAATGCGAATGGGAGTTTATTGACGCCGTCGCTGACCAGATTCAGCAAGCCGATGCCGTCCTTTCTCTCGCTTGTGGCATTGGCGTGCAAGCCCTGGCAGAGCGCTATCCCGATAAGGTGATCCTGCCCGGTGTGAACACCACCTTCCTGGGCATGGCTGTAGAGCATGGTGTCCTGGTTGAACGTTGCCGTGCCTGTGGTGACTGCATCTTAGGTCTAACGGGTGGTGTGTGCCCCATCGCACGCTGTGCCAAGAATCTGCTCAATGGCCCCTGTGGTGGTTCACAGAATGGCAAGTGCGAGGTCAATTCAGAGCTTGACTGCGCCTGGCAGCTCATCTATGATCGCCTAGCACGATTGGGACAACTTGACCGCCTGGCCACCCTGATACCGTATAAGGACTGGTCGAAGGATTATGACGGTGGCCCGCGCAAGATTGTTAGGGAGGATCTGAAACTATGA
- the mltG gene encoding endolytic transglycosylase MltG: MGGSKRTLIRIVLFLLGVSLILSIAAGMVWFFVRQMRTTALQPGTQVDLTSLEKTLLGIYLNLRRDEIESPLSADDTPVPFSIQPGENGTTVALRLERSGIIRDAELFRLLLRYWGVDAQLEAGDYLLRRNMSMPEVVSQLQHGRLRAKRVTIREGLRAEEIAHLLAVEGLVDQEEFIRLVRDDAFHYDFLRDRPASAPKTLEGFLFPDTYEFPVNITTTALIDLMLQNFDRRITLEMRQQALDQGLTVFQVLTLASIVEREAVVPEERPIIASVYLNRLRRGIYLEADPTVQYAKGYDPQTGSWWPHLSLEELRAIESPFNTFIHPGLPPGPICSPGLASIEAVLNPADTKYLFFHAKGDGTHAFAETFEEHLENQKKYR; encoded by the coding sequence TTGGGAGGCAGCAAGCGCACGTTGATACGGATTGTGCTTTTCCTGCTTGGAGTGAGTCTTATCCTGAGCATTGCAGCAGGCATGGTCTGGTTTTTTGTCCGTCAGATGCGTACTACGGCATTGCAACCAGGCACGCAAGTAGACTTGACCTCGCTGGAAAAGACCCTGTTGGGTATCTATCTGAACCTGCGTCGGGATGAAATCGAATCCCCTCTTAGTGCGGATGACACCCCTGTCCCATTCTCCATTCAACCTGGCGAAAACGGAACCACTGTCGCGTTGCGTTTGGAACGCTCGGGGATTATCCGCGATGCCGAGCTGTTCCGACTTTTGCTGCGCTATTGGGGTGTAGATGCACAGCTCGAAGCAGGAGATTACCTGCTGAGACGCAACATGTCCATGCCCGAAGTAGTAAGCCAACTACAACACGGGCGTCTGCGCGCCAAAAGAGTGACCATCCGTGAGGGGCTACGCGCCGAAGAAATCGCACACTTGCTGGCTGTAGAGGGTCTAGTGGATCAGGAGGAATTTATCCGTCTCGTGCGCGACGATGCCTTTCACTACGATTTCCTGCGCGACCGGCCAGCAAGTGCCCCTAAGACTTTGGAAGGGTTCCTCTTCCCTGATACTTACGAGTTCCCGGTTAACATCACTACCACGGCCTTGATTGACCTCATGTTGCAGAACTTTGATCGACGGATCACGTTGGAGATGCGCCAGCAAGCCCTCGATCAAGGACTGACTGTGTTCCAGGTTCTCACGTTGGCTTCTATTGTCGAACGCGAAGCCGTAGTCCCTGAAGAGCGACCTATTATCGCCAGCGTGTACCTCAACCGATTGCGTCGGGGAATCTACTTGGAAGCCGATCCCACCGTGCAATATGCTAAAGGCTATGATCCACAAACAGGGAGTTGGTGGCCTCACCTGTCTTTGGAAGAACTGCGCGCCATAGAATCACCGTTCAATACCTTCATCCATCCTGGCCTGCCCCCAGGTCCAATTTGCAGCCCAGGGTTGGCTTCCATCGAAGCAGTGCTGAACCCCGCTGATACCAAATACCTCTTCTTCCATGCCAAAGGCGATGGCACACACGCTTTTGCCGAGACGTTTGAGGAACACCTGGAAAACCAAAAGAAATACCGCTGA
- the ruvX gene encoding Holliday junction resolvase RuvX: MRILALDLGEKRIGVALSDVLGWLATPLTVLKCKNIEAVLAAIEELVRAHQVDQVIVGYPRSLNGTIGPQAKRVDRFVAQLRARLQVPVILWDERLSTAQAERLIHETGKSVPRERIDALAAAVILQSYLDAARQ; the protein is encoded by the coding sequence ATGCGCATACTGGCCTTGGACCTGGGCGAGAAGCGTATTGGCGTCGCACTAAGCGATGTCCTCGGTTGGCTAGCTACACCGCTGACTGTGTTAAAATGTAAAAACATCGAGGCCGTGCTCGCGGCCATCGAAGAATTGGTGCGTGCACACCAGGTAGATCAGGTAATTGTAGGCTATCCACGCAGTTTGAATGGCACCATTGGCCCACAAGCCAAACGTGTAGATAGATTTGTAGCACAACTGCGTGCCCGTCTGCAGGTGCCTGTCATTTTGTGGGATGAACGCTTGTCCACGGCGCAGGCTGAGCGTCTCATCCACGAAACAGGCAAAAGCGTGCCGCGCGAGCGGATTGATGCCCTAGCAGCGGCTGTAATCCTGCAAAGCTATCTAGATGCAGCGAGGCAGTGA